The following proteins are co-located in the Heptranchias perlo isolate sHepPer1 chromosome 30, sHepPer1.hap1, whole genome shotgun sequence genome:
- the arl4d gene encoding ADP-ribosylation factor-like protein 4D, with amino-acid sequence MGNQLSELTPNGTFLPPFQSLHVVVIGLDSAGKTTLLYRLKLREFVNTIPTKGFNTEKIKVPVGNSRAITFQVWDVGGQEKLRPLWKSYTRRTDGIVFVIDSSEMERMEEAKAELHKISRTSENQGVPVLIFANKQDLPGAVSVAEVEKTLGLNELGASTLHHIQSSSAVNGQGLQQGLERLYEMIIKRKKMLRHQKRKR; translated from the coding sequence ATGGGAAATCAACTCTCTGAGCTAACGCCTAATGgtaccttcttgcctcctttccagTCCCTGCACGTTGTAGTGATTGGGCTAGATTCAGCAGGAAAAACAACTTTATTGTATAGGCTGAAATTAAGGGAGTTTGTCAACACAATTCCTACTAAAGGCTTCAACACTGAGAAAATCAAAGTACCAGTTGGGAACTCGAGGGCCATTACTTTCCAGGTTTGGGATGTTGGTGGCCAAGAGAAGCTGAGGCCTCTGTGGAAGTCCTACACCAGGCGTACAGATGGCATCGTCTTTGTGATAGACTCTTCTGagatggagaggatggaggaggccAAGGCTGAGCTCCATAAAATTTCCAGGACTTCAGAAAACCAAGGAGTGCCTGTATTAATCTTTGCCAATAAGCAAGATCTGCCAGGGGCAGTTTCTGTAGCCGAGGTAGAAAAAACTCTAGGTTTAAATGAACTGGGTGCATCCACTCTGCACCACATCCAGAGTTCCAGCGCAGTGAACGGCCAGGGTCTACAACAAGGACTGGAGAGGTTATATGAAATGATAATTAAACGGAAGAAGATGCTCAGGCACCAGAAGAGAAAGAGATGA